Within the Gossypium raimondii isolate GPD5lz chromosome 12, ASM2569854v1, whole genome shotgun sequence genome, the region GGTTTTCGCCCAAGCTgccttcttttttttaactttttaacaaaGAGGGGATGATGAGTGTACTGGTTGTTATTCACGATGTTCCTCTTGTTCTATATTTCAAACTCATTTTTAATCCACTCAACCCCATCTCTCTCCCCTTTCCCCTCTGGAAGTACTTGATGCCCTCTAGTTTCTTGTTATTGTAGGCAAGCAAGAAGGTAACGGATGCTAAACTTGCGAAAGACTTTCAAGCAGTTTTGAAAGAGTTTCAGAAGGCTCAACGGCTTGCAGCTGAAAGAGAAACAGCATACACTCCTTTTGTTCCCCAAGCTGTTCCTTCTTCAAGGTATTTACCACAGGAGGCTTTATATGTACATAGATGTGTAAGAGAGTGAATTCAACGCATTTGTGTTCATGGCATACATGGAAAATTGAGTTATTAGCAAGATGGTTTTGAAAATCTTTTATATGACATCCatattgataattgaattatgtGCCATTTACCGGTAGttaatgcaatttttttatagttttgctaGTGTTATGTTTCAAATCTGCCTAGGCTTTTGCATGTTACTTTTGTTCTTACACTGGAGGTTTCTTCCTGTTTTATACAGCTACACAGCTGGTGAGGTTGACACAAGATCAGACGAAAGTGCTGAACAAAGGGGCCTTCTTGTGCAATCCAGAAGGTAAGTTCTGCTTTACAAATGCTATCCGTTTCGTATGCTGCACACTTAcccttttttgaatttaaacacgaattttctttgttgttgttcCTCTGTGGTGCTCATTCATGTTCATCGGCAGCTTGGATAAGTTTTTTAATTAGATTCTGGAATTGGTCTGCATGCCAGTTTTTCCTTGTATTATGGGTGTCTCTTAATGCGCACTTGTCTGTTTTTGTATTTGCATGTATTAGATTGGAGTGTCATCATACTAATGAAAACGATCCCCAGCGATACCCTGTATTACTAAATTGTAGATTCAAAATCTGGAAGGATGATTGATCATAGATTGACTTTGAAGATCTCATAATTTTTACCAATCATAGTTCCTTGTTCATGAATTTTTCTGTTCCCAGAAACTTTGAATCAAAGGTTTAGCTAATCCTTGGAtactatttgttttatagactgtttatatattgcattattgtattgttgatttttatgaatttggtTATCAAACTACAGCCTTTAGCATTTGATTGTTGTTTCTTCTTGCAGACAGGAGGTATTGCTGTTGGATAATGAGATTGCATTTAATGAGGCTATCATTGAAGAAAGAGACCAAGGAATCCAAGAAATTCAGCAGCAAATTGGTGAGGTGAATGAGATCTTCAAAGATTTAGCCGTGCTAGTTCATGAACAAGGAACTATGATTGGTAAAAAGTTTCATCATTTGTATTGAGTTCGCTATGATTGTTCTGACCTTCTGGGTCATGTTAAAAAGAACTCAAAGTCAATCAATGCTGCAGATGACATTGGAACCCATATTGAAAATTCTCGGGCTGCAACTGTACAGGCAAAATCCCATCTTGTGAAAGCTGCAAAGACTCAGAGATCAAATTCTTCCCTGGTAAACATATATTcttctgttttaatttttattaattataaacaatcATGCGCCAGACGTAAAGTACCATATTGAGAGAGTGACACACTTTCTTTATCCCTCTTTGATTGGGGTCGTGGGACATGGTATGGGGTTTCCTTTGGTGGGTCTAGGAATCATGATTGATTGTACACTTAAATTGACCAATGAACTGCATATTTAAAACTGCCTTGTATAGTTGTTTTCACCAGTGAAAGATACCATCCACTATCCTTCCAAGGAATTAATGTCGTTATTCTCTTTGGACAGACCTGTTTGCTACTGGTGATATTTGCAATTGTGATTCTGATCGTGATCATAGTACTGGCAGCCTGATAAACAAGCTCATCCAATGTGATTGAAGAACCATTTAGGTATTGTTTGGAAAGTCACCTAGTTGGgtgtaattgtttgtaattacacAAGGATGACATGTTTGGGTAACCATTGTAATTGATAAGTCCCACCAAATTGGGTGACCTTAAAGATCCTTAAGATCTTCTCGGGAAGAGGAGGGTGAACCTTTTGGTAATGCATTTGATCATGTTGTTTTGTGAGGCATGATGTCTGACTGGAGTTTCACTAAAATTCTTAGTATATAGCATGTGGTTATCGGTCATTCATTGTGATGTTTTTGTTCATCTTTGGGTAGGTTCTTTTTAGTGTAAGTTGTTTTTGGGTTTATTGAGGTTGTGTTACAGCTTTCTTGCGTTGCGTGCTCCCTAttgttttcttgaaatttcgTGTAATAACCAGTTATAATTCTTTGTTTCTCAATATACATGCATTTTGCATAGTGCCTTCTGGTATTCTAGATTGATTTATTTCAAGCATTTTTGGGTTAAGCTGACATATAATTTTCTCAATGACTTAAATACCATTGACGTGAAGACATTATTGAACTCAGGTGAAAAGAGGTCAAAATCTTTAAGAACAAATGTGCAAAATCTGTCTCCTAATAACAAAGTTGATGACGGAGAAATTGGTTGCTTCAAGTTTTGGACACCTTGGTACCTGACCAAAACATAGATGCGTATACAATTGAGAGAGTTGATAACAAGGCTGTAACAAAGGTTATAACAGATACAAATCCAGCATGTGCCTTCATTCCAGCAGGTATTTTCCATGCTACAGTTGCGCTTGTGGATTTAGCCTTCTCATTGGGTGGTGACATAAACAAACAACTCTGCTTATGTTGCTTTCCTTCCACACTGCATCTCATCAACATATCAGGTTCACCAATTTCAACAACAGAATAGCCACTTTCATCAAGGGGCTGCAAATATGGGAAAAAGAAAACGCCTGAACTTTCTAATCGACACTCCCTATACAAGTGCATTTTGCTAAGTGAacgaaaaagataaaaatttctAATGATAGTAACATCTATTACAAAGTAACTGAAATACAATCGTATTGAAAGGTGATTTTACTCTCACCTGATATCGAGCATGTAGTGGAAGCAGTAAGTTAAATTCCGTTCCATTATTCTGCATAAACAAGATGTTAAATCCAGCATCAATGTGGAATTCAACAGCAGATCGATTGGACTGAAATGAAGGCAATTCCAAGTTGGTGTCTCCAAAAACAGCTATATCTCTAAATGCTGCAACAAATAGAATTGCATATATCAAAAGGTTTGTGTTGTATCATAAGGGAAATCAATAGCTGGTTTACCCTTGTGCTTGTGAGGATTTTGTAGCTCAAACGGGTCAGCAAATACTCCAAGGGGTAGTCTTTGTATGACTATAACTTCACATAGATGAGCAGGCAATTTAGGAATGGAAGCTGCTCCAATCTGCAATCTGATGGACGAAGATAAATGACGATGAGAACCTTCACCGACCAGAGAGAGCTCTCTAACTGATAGTCTCACACCAACATTCCAGTTATCGGGAATCCCTTGACACAAACTAGAAGAAAGTTGATGTGCCATAAAATCTTCAAAACTTGAATCATGCAGGCtctcataattttcaaaataagatttCATTATAAATTTCCCAGCATCTGAGTTTGTTTCTACCTGAAAACTAAGAATGTCAAATTCTTCGAAACTTGGCACAAGCAAGACAAATTTCATGCGTAGGACATGGTTATTCCGAGCAAAATGAAGAGTTCGAGTAACATACATAATGTCAACTAACCTCAGTTGTGGATGCGAAGACATGTATGCAAAAGACAGCACCAGAAAAGAACATCCACAAGATTGCCAGTTTCAGATGAAAGCATAATCGATTATATTGTAGGGTTGACATTGAGTAACTGAATGGAAGAAACAAGGTGGATGAGAAATTACATGAAAATctcatgataataaaatttccatattaaattaAACGCTTTATATAAACAGGAATGAATTCTGGAAAGGTTGAAgcataatttaataaatctatCGATCTTGCAATAAATAAGGATAAGTTCCCATAGTTTAAAAATGTTTCTCTTTGTGAACAAGAACAATGATccaaaaaacaaattttagttCTCTATTAACTACATCAATACCCCAATTCAAAACTTTACCAAAAGCTTACACACAGAGAGAGATTTGAATTACATAAAAAGAAGATGCAGACGCAAAGCATACAATCAGATTATTCATAACGAAAATAAACATGAGAGGCAAAAGGAGAGAGCTGACCTAaatctttccttttatttcccCCCTCAAAAAGCAATCAATCTCCACGCTCTTAGTGACTCAACTCAATCAATCTTGGAAGAGGAAGAGCAACCCAGATTACAGGACCAGGAAAGAAAcaacttttgaatttaaaaaagatGAAGATCTATATCAAATAGCATAGCTTTGGGCTAAAATAAGGCCCATATGCTCCATATCCCAGAACCCATAAACAAGGAAAAGCAGGAAAAttcaatttactattttaaatattgcaAATAAGACCCAAAAACCCAAATCAACACCTTCCGAGTTCCATGCTCGGTTTGAGAACTGAACTGTAAATCTAGCATTCGAGAAAGGtagtttcttttttcctttttcatccAAAAGAAggtaaaaacaagaaaaatgaataGTTCATCACCAGCGAATTCATCAATATCAACTACAGCAATCGTTGGAGGAGGAGGAGCAAGTGGTGGTACTAATGCTGCTTTGGAGGATTCCCATTTCCCTTCTGATCTTATATCCATTCAAGACCGCAAAGATGAGGCCATGCTCggtttgtttctttcttctcttttggttttcttcctttctcttcGGAATTGGAATAATATGCATTTATTAGTGTAAAGTTTGTGCTTTTTAGTCATTAGGGTGATTTTATTTCTGCATTAACACTTAGGGTTTAATTATGTTTGTGGGATTTTTTCTGGGTTTTATTGTATGTCTTTAGTATTGGAAGATTATGGTCTTGTTGTATGAGGCTTTGAGTGGataaatttgggtttttgacatcaaaataatgaaatatatgataCTAAAGTTGATGTCTTCTTTTCAGTTTCATTATTCTTACAGACGTTATATTCAATGGGttgatttatttggtttatgCTTGTAAGTTTCTTGAGATTGTATTGGAGGGTTACtatgaaaacttattaaattgttttcaggtttggttttaattgtttttaacattaattttgcTTTGATAAGTCCTAACACAATGGAAAGAATGTGAAGAGAAAATTCGTCCATCTTTATGCTTTCTATATGTGAAAATTTACTTGCCAAGTTACTGTTGCAGCCTCCTGCTTATTCTATAGGTCCTCTCAGTGAAAATTCTTATTGCTTCTGCATTGCAGTTTTAAAATCTGATTTGATGGCTGCACTCAATGAAGAGGTTAAATCATTGGATGAAGATAACTGGAAGTTTGAAGGTCCTCGTTCCCGCATCCACCTGATATCAAGACCAGGTTAATCCTTCAATTCATTTCACACCAATTTGCGTTCTCACTTTTGTTACTTCCTGTATATCAAATATAAGTCCTGTTATAATGCGGGCCCTGTAAACTTCAAGTTCGCTTAATGCGTGgatcatttgattcattttccaGTTGTGGTTTCCCTCTTTCAAGGTCCTACATTAACCTGACCATACCTTACCTTTACCTACAGCTCCATCGTTCTCATTATTTGCCGTTCTGTTCTCTATTCTTTGTTGTAGATCAGATCCGGTTTGCCAGTAAAAAGGAAGTGATAAAAGGAACTTAAATGTCTTGAAAAAATAGTTGTTTGTCCACATCTCTTTTGCTACTTGTCTTTGACATACCAAACTCTTCTTGGTTTCAATATGTATGTCTTTCTAGCTTCCTGTATATTTGGGGAGTCGTATTTATTGATTCGATGTTATGGATTCCACCAGGTGGGTTTCTACAGAAGCAGATGGAGTTTACAAAAAACTGTAGCACAGCCCCGAAAAAATGATTTCAGATTTCTTGAGACTGGACTTCACGGCCAAGAGATTGGCTTTACTCAGACAACTTTATTATATCTGTACATTGCTGAACTTCACTATGAAATCATGCACACATGTGAAGAATTACAAGTATTTACTTTTGACTGTTATTGATAAACAAGACAGTTTTGCCTTTCCATTTTTGACATTTGAAAACCCCTTAAATGATCATGTACGTAGCACAGTCCATTGCGGTGTGGAATTCGATTCAGTTTCTAAGTTACAGTAAAGAAAAGGAGGATCAATCTTCGATTAGGATATTGCCAAAGAAGCTTATAATGCATAAAGCTCAGGGTTGCATCTTGAATACGAGGCTTAATGTTGAGTTCAGTGcagctttgacctttcttacaGAAAGGCCTTATTTTAGAGCTCTGCAAGGTTTTACTATTCATGTTGCTCATAGTTACAGGCAGCAGGGTGGAAATCTGCAATTACAATGTGGCCAATTCTTTAATAGCCCGGTACAATTACTGGGATTTTTACATCGGAACCGCATGCAACTGGTAATATCATTTTGTAAGGGTTAATCAGAGTAgagttttgtttgtttgtttttaaatcTAGCAAATATTTCACCATTTCCCACCATTTCGCTGCTTAATTTTACCCTTCAGTCATTTCCAACAAAATggaaatatgtttttttttttaatttctctgcACATGATTTACCAGCCATTTCCAACAATGGCAAACTTCACATGCTTGGAAACCCAGAAAGGCCGCATTATGAAGGAGAAAAACTAAAACTGGAAAcaaagtttttgtttttctagCAAAATTGAAGAAAGGAACTCAATGGTGCAAATGCAAAGCAAAATTCATTTAAGTCCTTGCTTGATTAGAATCAAGAGCCACCTCACAAAATCCTATTCACAAAAGGGTGATCAAGAAGCTCATCCACCGACCCTCTTTTTCTCCAATCTTTCTCCAAACACCTCCTAACAAAGCTTCTAAAATCCGGCGAAGCCGTCTCCGGTATCTCCAACCTCTCTCCCAAGCATATGGCACATATCAAAGCTGCCCAATCAGGCTTTTCCCCGAGACCAATCAACGGATAATGGCCAACCAAACATTCTAATAGCACCACACCTAGCGACCAAACATCACCGGAGAAACCATCGGCGTTGCCCCCATCCCACCTCTCTGGATCAACCCTTTCAGGACTCATGTAAGCACACGTACCACCCATGCACGCCTCACACGCGTTCCGCGTCCCAACAACAATCTTACTCACTCcaaaatctgcaatcttcaCCTCTCCTTTCCCGTTTATCAACAGATTTGATGGTTTTATATCGCCATGAACGATTTGCATTCCATGCAAATACTGCAACCCTCGTACAACTCTTTGGGCAATCACCGAAACAACATCCTCAGGCAATTTCACCCTCACTCGGAGCTCGTCGTACAAGGATCCTTTCTCCATATGCTCCATAACGAAACACAGGTCTCCCCCTATAGTATCAAACACTGCGAGGCATTTCACAACGAATTGTGAATCAACCCTTTTCAGGATTTCAGCTTCACATGCCACCTGGTGCCGTATTACAGCCGCGTTTTGATCGAAACGGAGGACCTTTAACGCATAAACCGACGAGCTTTTACGGTTCCGGACTTTGTAGACAGTGCCACCATTGCCATGGCCAATAACGGTGAGTTTCTCGAGGTCGGAGAGGCTTTCGATGTCTGGGGATGTTGGACCAATGGCTGAGAGCAACGCTGCATAATGGGACCGTTGCCGGAAATCAGCTGCCGCTAACGGTGACGGTAGGGATAAACGGAGTCCCTGTTGGTGCCTTCTCTCCCTAACTAGTGTCATTTAcacattttctaattttgttttgttaccTCTGCCTTCTGCTTTTATCTACTAGTctacaattattattaatgttttttttttaaaaaaaacccccacaatttttaattaattttcctatctttaaaaatgtaatttttgatgtttgaagTTCCGAAGCATACAGTTGATAGGAAATAACAGATTAATCTAACAGCTATTAACCCATAAGTTAGGATTATAAGTAGTGAAAATCCCATGATTTATGGGCGTGTGGGTCTCTTCAGCACTTGAAAGTTGACACGtgtttaatgtatttattttcaaGTAACGAAACACCCAATTTGGAGGGACTAATCGTTGAAAATGTGCTTCTAAAATTGCAATTTGAATTGCGAAATGAAGGGGAAAAATTGAACTCCTTagttttgataataataataattagagaAGCAATTGAGTTGAAGAAAAGGGGAATAATGTGTTTGCCTACCGCCTATATCAACAAATCGAATTATTAGGATCACAATGCGAAATGGAAGGTCAAGCCATGCATCATGTTACAACTTTGTTTTTACTTCCGATTAATCTATCATTTTTAAGTTATGTtgatttcatgttttcttttgatatatctattttgtttttttttagataCAAGTGATTTGAGTCAAATTTCTCATCATATTCATCTTCTGATCCCAAAGAATAATGTCCCATAAGATAAACCAAATTTCCCAGTAATGAACATTCATGATTAAACTGCTATCCGCCCC harbors:
- the LOC105764989 gene encoding syntaxin-22 produces the protein MSFQDLEAGRPLGSRQNLNNGKQDATQAVASGIFQINTAVSTFQRLVNTLGTPKDTPELREKLHKTRLHIGQLVKDTSAKLKQASESDHRAEVSASKKVTDAKLAKDFQAVLKEFQKAQRLAAERETAYTPFVPQAVPSSSYTAGEVDTRSDESAEQRGLLVQSRRQEVLLLDNEIAFNEAIIEERDQGIQEIQQQIGEVNEIFKDLAVLVHEQGTMIDDIGTHIENSRAATVQAKSHLVKAAKTQRSNSSLTCLLLVIFAIVILIVIIVLAA
- the LOC105764988 gene encoding uncharacterized protein LOC105764988 isoform X2, translated to MKSYFENYESLHDSSFEDFMAHQLSSSLCQGIPDNWNVGVRLSVRELSLVGEGSHRHLSSSIRLQIGAASIPKLPAHLCEVIVIQRLPLGVFADPFELQNPHKHKAFRDIAVFGDTNLELPSFQSNRSAVEFHIDAGFNILFMQNNGTEFNLLLPLHARYQPLDESGYSVVEIGEPDMLMRCSVEGKQHKQSCLFMSPPNEKAKSTSATVAWKIPAGMKAHAGFVSVITFVTALLSTLSIVYASMFWSGTKVSKT
- the LOC105764988 gene encoding uncharacterized protein LOC105764988 isoform X1; translated protein: MSTLQYNRLCFHLKLAILWMFFSGAVFCIHVFASTTEVETNSDAGKFIMKSYFENYESLHDSSFEDFMAHQLSSSLCQGIPDNWNVGVRLSVRELSLVGEGSHRHLSSSIRLQIGAASIPKLPAHLCEVIVIQRLPLGVFADPFELQNPHKHKAFRDIAVFGDTNLELPSFQSNRSAVEFHIDAGFNILFMQNNGTEFNLLLPLHARYQPLDESGYSVVEIGEPDMLMRCSVEGKQHKQSCLFMSPPNEKAKSTSATVAWKIPAGMKAHAGFVSVITFVTALLSTLSIVYASMFWSGTKVSKT
- the LOC105764990 gene encoding protein SAMBA translates to MNSSSPANSSISTTAIVGGGGASGGTNAALEDSHFPSDLISIQDRKDEAMLVLKSDLMAALNEEVKSLDEDNWKFEGPRSRIHLISRPGGFLQKQMEFTKNCSTAPKK
- the LOC105764987 gene encoding mitogen-activated protein kinase kinase 10 translates to MTLVRERRHQQGLRLSLPSPLAAADFRQRSHYAALLSAIGPTSPDIESLSDLEKLTVIGHGNGGTVYKVRNRKSSSVYALKVLRFDQNAAVIRHQVACEAEILKRVDSQFVVKCLAVFDTIGGDLCFVMEHMEKGSLYDELRVRVKLPEDVVSVIAQRVVRGLQYLHGMQIVHGDIKPSNLLINGKGEVKIADFGVSKIVVGTRNACEACMGGTCAYMSPERVDPERWDGGNADGFSGDVWSLGVVLLECLVGHYPLIGLGEKPDWAALICAICLGERLEIPETASPDFRSFVRRCLEKDWRKRGSVDELLDHPFVNRIL